A window of Auraticoccus monumenti contains these coding sequences:
- a CDS encoding DUF899 family protein — MTTEPIAAPQVVDRAEHERRWEQQVAIEKELTHFGDRVSARRRRLPMTPIEDYEFAGPEGPVRLSELFGEHQQLCLQFVMFHPDWTDGCPSCTWAVDNLPRKLDLLDDNSVAFAMVSRAPLEKLRAYQAKRGWDDLTWVSSAGTTFHTDWGWTTDEADQPGYSYLLKRGDELFLTYRARARGTEAILPVSAIWDRAVYGRQQDFEDSPDGWPQHPTYG, encoded by the coding sequence ATGACGACGGAACCGATCGCCGCACCGCAGGTGGTGGACCGCGCCGAGCACGAGCGGCGCTGGGAGCAGCAGGTCGCCATCGAGAAGGAGCTGACCCACTTCGGCGACCGGGTCTCCGCCCGCCGACGTCGGCTGCCGATGACCCCGATCGAGGACTACGAGTTCGCAGGGCCGGAGGGACCGGTGAGGCTGTCGGAGCTCTTCGGTGAGCACCAGCAGCTGTGCCTGCAGTTCGTGATGTTCCACCCGGACTGGACCGATGGTTGCCCGAGCTGCACCTGGGCGGTGGACAACCTGCCGCGGAAGCTGGACCTGCTGGATGACAACTCGGTCGCCTTCGCCATGGTGTCCCGCGCCCCGCTGGAGAAGCTGCGGGCCTACCAGGCCAAGCGCGGCTGGGACGACCTGACCTGGGTGTCGTCGGCCGGCACCACCTTCCACACCGACTGGGGCTGGACCACCGACGAGGCGGACCAGCCCGGCTACAGCTACCTGCTCAAGCGGGGCGACGAGCTGTTCCTCACGTACCGCGCGCGGGCCAGGGGCACCGAGGCGATCCTCCCCGTCTCGGCGATCTGGGACCGAGCGGTGTACGGCCGTCAGCAGGACTTCGAGGACAGCCCCGACGGCTGGCCCCAGCACCCCACCTACGGCTGA
- a CDS encoding DUF3592 domain-containing protein — translation MKINGRPATPAQARRLGTVFVVVGLVLAVVMSGGAAVAHLLGPDRSGWVTTNGTVTGNEQGVRVDVDRGGRRSEYQRLVTWTVDGQEHSAALGATSSKPFRVGEQVTVSYDPARPDRAELQGGASTITLVVGGAGLAFGALFAGIGLAIRRRAG, via the coding sequence GTGAAGATCAACGGCCGTCCGGCCACACCCGCCCAGGCCCGCAGGCTCGGCACTGTCTTCGTCGTCGTGGGTCTGGTGCTCGCCGTGGTGATGTCGGGCGGCGCGGCGGTGGCGCACCTCCTCGGGCCCGACCGGAGCGGCTGGGTGACCACCAACGGCACCGTGACCGGCAACGAGCAGGGCGTGCGCGTCGACGTCGACCGCGGGGGACGCAGGTCCGAGTACCAGCGGCTCGTGACCTGGACCGTCGACGGCCAGGAGCACTCCGCCGCGCTGGGCGCGACCAGCAGCAAGCCGTTCCGGGTGGGCGAGCAGGTCACGGTGTCCTACGACCCAGCCCGACCCGACCGGGCGGAGCTCCAGGGCGGGGCCTCCACGATCACCCTCGTCGTCGGCGGCGCGGGCCTGGCCTTCGGTGCGCTCTTCGCCGGGATCGGCCTGGCCATCCGGCGGAGGGCCGGCTGA